One genomic region from Thermoleptolyngbya sichuanensis A183 encodes:
- a CDS encoding Npun_F0494 family protein gives MTAIQPPDRAATPDQSALRYPLSTLKRARRAVACSPFLLPLFATMRQEGVSLRAIAGSSGVQQRYTRRPLAELAAEDALLWLIDVGVLRREVDGQGLTDSFRLTPLGRILVDQWVERNWIPAPTLGDRLANLLSRWFRPPAWLQ, from the coding sequence ATGACTGCGATTCAGCCCCCCGACCGCGCTGCGACCCCCGATCAATCTGCTCTAAGGTATCCGCTGTCTACGCTTAAGCGGGCCCGCCGGGCAGTCGCCTGTTCCCCCTTTTTGCTGCCGCTGTTCGCCACGATGCGCCAGGAGGGAGTGTCGCTGAGGGCGATCGCCGGATCATCGGGTGTGCAGCAGCGCTATACTCGCCGCCCGCTGGCGGAACTGGCTGCTGAAGATGCGCTGCTCTGGCTCATCGATGTGGGTGTCCTGCGGCGCGAGGTCGATGGACAGGGACTCACCGATAGCTTTCGGCTTACGCCGTTGGGCCGCATTCTGGTAGACCAGTGGGTCGAGCGCAACTGGATTCCCGCACCAACCCTAGGCGATCGCCTTGCCAATTTGCTATCTCGCTGGTTTCGTCCACCTGCCTGGCTTCAGTAG
- the ptsP gene encoding phosphoenolpyruvate--protein phosphotransferase, translating into MSYAVAPAETRSMVALVAPLSGQLVPIEQVPDPVFAQKMVGDGVSIDPTSQTLLAPCDGEVIQLHPSNHAVTVKTPDGLEVLMHIGLDTVTLRGEGFVPRVRVGDRVRVGDPLINFDADFVATHARSLLTQIVITNSDRVVKFEPRLGTVVGGQDIALDLALGDVSEDGTVIGGVTVASEPIVIPNPTGLHARPSAVLSTLAKKYKSDIRLKYGDKSANARSVIGLMGMSVGNGATVQLEASGPDAEAAIAELSEALRTGLGEEGAKPVAVAASIEQPEISKPAPRPRSEDPNVILGVAASPGVAVGYLRRVQQQEITVSEHGGAPNEERRKLEQAIAKASQDVEALRAKVHGQGDPKKSAIFAAHQEILDDPELMDTAASAIDKGKSAAYAWKQTYTSQAEMLSKLDNALLAERANDLRDVGDRVLRILTGVTAEVVTYPEHTILVAEDLTPSDMATLDPTKIAGFCTVAGGATSHVSILARAMDIPSMAGTEPRVLELPEGTPAILDGSKGRLRLNPSTEEMERTQQRIARVKERRQRELATAFEPAITTDGHRIEVVANISNAEEGAKSVKFGGEGVGLLRSELVFMERDSAPDEDEQTAIYSAAARALEGRPLIIRTLDVGGDKPLPYLPIPHEENPFLGERGIRLGFDRPEILRTQFRAILRASEAGKVRIMFPMIARLEEWHMAKQMLEEERQSLGVAPIEAGIMVEVPSTAVMAEQFAREVDFFSVGTNDLTQYTLAMDRGHPKLAPYADALSPGVLGLIGMAARAANKYGKWCGVCGGVAGDPQAVPILIGLGVKELSVSAPTIPSVKAQIRTLSLADCQRLAEQALAADTAEAVRELVPLTED; encoded by the coding sequence ATGAGCTATGCTGTAGCGCCAGCAGAGACTCGCAGCATGGTGGCGCTGGTTGCCCCATTGTCGGGTCAGTTGGTTCCGATTGAGCAGGTGCCCGATCCGGTATTCGCTCAAAAAATGGTAGGCGATGGCGTGTCGATTGACCCCACGAGCCAGACACTGTTAGCCCCTTGCGATGGCGAGGTGATCCAGCTTCACCCGTCCAACCACGCGGTGACGGTGAAAACACCGGACGGGCTGGAAGTGCTGATGCACATCGGGCTGGACACGGTGACGCTGCGCGGTGAAGGGTTTGTGCCGCGAGTGCGGGTGGGCGATCGCGTCCGGGTGGGCGACCCGCTGATCAACTTCGACGCAGATTTCGTGGCCACGCACGCCCGCAGCCTGCTGACCCAGATTGTGATCACCAACAGCGATCGCGTCGTCAAGTTTGAGCCACGCCTGGGAACGGTCGTGGGCGGCCAGGACATCGCGCTGGATCTGGCGCTGGGCGACGTTTCGGAGGATGGGACGGTCATTGGCGGGGTGACGGTTGCCTCGGAGCCGATCGTCATTCCCAACCCGACGGGGCTACACGCCCGCCCCTCTGCGGTGCTGTCTACGCTGGCGAAAAAGTATAAGTCCGATATCCGCCTCAAGTATGGCGATAAGTCGGCCAACGCCCGCAGCGTGATTGGGCTGATGGGTATGTCGGTGGGCAATGGCGCGACCGTGCAACTGGAAGCCAGCGGCCCCGATGCCGAAGCGGCGATCGCCGAACTCAGCGAAGCCCTCCGCACCGGCCTGGGCGAAGAAGGCGCAAAACCCGTGGCCGTGGCGGCCAGCATCGAACAGCCAGAAATCTCGAAGCCCGCGCCCCGGCCCCGATCGGAAGATCCGAACGTCATTCTGGGAGTGGCTGCGTCGCCTGGGGTGGCGGTCGGCTATCTGCGTCGGGTGCAGCAGCAAGAAATCACTGTTTCGGAGCATGGTGGCGCACCCAATGAAGAACGTCGCAAGCTGGAGCAGGCGATCGCCAAGGCTTCGCAAGATGTAGAGGCGCTGCGGGCAAAGGTTCACGGCCAGGGCGATCCGAAAAAGTCCGCCATCTTTGCCGCTCATCAGGAAATTCTGGACGATCCGGAGCTAATGGACACGGCCGCCAGCGCCATTGACAAGGGCAAGAGCGCTGCCTACGCCTGGAAGCAGACCTATACAAGCCAAGCCGAAATGCTGTCCAAGCTGGATAATGCGCTTTTGGCAGAACGAGCCAATGACCTGCGGGATGTGGGCGATCGCGTCTTGCGAATTCTCACTGGAGTTACGGCCGAAGTCGTCACCTATCCCGAACACACCATCCTGGTGGCCGAAGACCTCACCCCATCGGACATGGCCACGCTAGACCCGACGAAGATCGCAGGCTTCTGCACGGTGGCGGGTGGCGCAACCTCCCACGTCTCTATCCTGGCGCGGGCGATGGACATTCCCTCGATGGCAGGCACAGAGCCGCGAGTGCTGGAGCTACCGGAAGGAACCCCGGCGATTCTGGACGGCAGCAAGGGGCGGCTGCGGCTAAATCCCTCGACGGAGGAAATGGAGCGCACCCAGCAGCGGATTGCCCGCGTTAAAGAACGCCGCCAGCGAGAACTGGCAACTGCGTTTGAACCTGCAATCACGACAGACGGACACCGCATCGAGGTCGTGGCCAACATCAGCAACGCTGAAGAAGGCGCAAAATCGGTCAAGTTTGGTGGCGAGGGCGTGGGCCTGCTGCGGTCGGAACTGGTGTTTATGGAACGCGACAGCGCCCCCGACGAAGACGAGCAGACCGCCATCTACAGTGCTGCTGCCAGAGCGCTGGAGGGTCGCCCGCTGATCATCCGCACCCTGGACGTAGGCGGCGACAAGCCCCTACCCTACCTGCCTATTCCCCACGAAGAAAATCCCTTCCTAGGGGAACGCGGTATTCGGCTTGGGTTCGATCGTCCAGAGATTCTCCGCACCCAGTTTCGCGCAATCCTCCGCGCCTCCGAGGCGGGCAAGGTTCGCATCATGTTCCCCATGATCGCCCGACTGGAAGAATGGCACATGGCCAAGCAAATGCTGGAGGAGGAGCGCCAGTCCCTCGGCGTTGCGCCCATTGAAGCTGGAATCATGGTGGAGGTGCCCTCAACCGCAGTCATGGCGGAGCAGTTTGCCCGCGAGGTAGATTTCTTCTCCGTGGGCACCAATGACCTGACGCAATATACCCTGGCGATGGATCGCGGCCATCCCAAGCTGGCTCCCTACGCTGATGCGCTAAGTCCTGGTGTGCTGGGGCTAATTGGCATGGCGGCCCGCGCTGCAAATAAGTACGGCAAGTGGTGCGGCGTTTGTGGCGGCGTAGCGGGCGACCCGCAGGCCGTGCCGATTCTGATCGGTCTGGGCGTGAAAGAACTCAGCGTCAGCGCTCCCACGATTCCCAGCGTCAAGGCCCAAATCCGCACGCTCAGCCTCGCCGATTGTCAGCGCCTTGCAGAGCAAGCCCTCGCGGCAGATACGGCCGAAGCCGTGCGTGAACTCGTGCCCCTGACTGAGGATTAG
- a CDS encoding site-specific integrase: MPSLDDRILQTNQRLRAARLGLQIERRGEKLSLRGTLPPRPGSHRLNPHQQRISLNLPATHDGLKQAEAEAKIIAAQLLQNCFDWHNYLPVKGGGRLSQMDLSEKLAAFQQEFWTRQEGAANPASVRTTWEKAYAPYLKKLEAIAQARPNLSLAEAIYATVQATQPNTRSRQICCTALGALADFLHVELPIDLKTYWGNYGNSKTQLRQLPTEADILAAYEQIPNPAWRFVFGIMATYGLRNHEVFFCDYDALRQGDPSGVIEVKDTTKTGAHQVWPFPVEWVDRFSLREVMLPPITTDLRQTTLQRIGQQVATQFRRYNLPFSPYDLRHAWAVRTIHVGLPDTVAARMMGHSVAVHTRTYHRWITRRDQQMAVEAALRRSEAWGDEKAGQPRLG, translated from the coding sequence ATGCCCAGCCTCGACGATCGCATCCTGCAAACCAACCAGCGCCTTAGGGCAGCACGACTAGGGCTACAAATCGAGCGGCGGGGAGAAAAGCTGAGCCTGCGGGGGACGCTGCCGCCGCGCCCGGGCAGCCATCGGCTGAATCCGCACCAGCAGCGCATCAGCCTGAACCTGCCTGCCACCCATGATGGACTGAAGCAAGCGGAAGCCGAAGCCAAAATTATCGCTGCCCAGCTTTTGCAAAACTGCTTCGATTGGCACAATTATTTGCCTGTGAAGGGCGGCGGACGGCTGAGCCAGATGGACTTGTCAGAAAAGCTGGCGGCGTTTCAGCAGGAGTTTTGGACGCGGCAAGAGGGTGCAGCAAATCCCGCTTCGGTGCGGACGACGTGGGAGAAGGCCTACGCGCCGTATTTGAAAAAGTTAGAGGCGATCGCCCAAGCTCGCCCCAACCTCAGCCTTGCCGAAGCCATCTACGCCACGGTGCAAGCCACTCAGCCCAACACCCGCAGCCGCCAAATCTGCTGCACCGCCCTTGGCGCACTGGCAGACTTCCTGCATGTCGAGCTACCCATCGACCTAAAAACTTATTGGGGCAACTACGGAAACAGCAAAACCCAACTGCGCCAGTTGCCGACCGAAGCCGATATCCTCGCCGCCTACGAGCAAATCCCCAACCCGGCTTGGCGCTTCGTGTTTGGCATCATGGCGACCTATGGCTTGCGAAACCACGAGGTGTTTTTTTGCGACTATGATGCGCTGCGGCAGGGCGACCCCAGCGGTGTGATCGAGGTGAAAGACACCACGAAAACTGGAGCGCACCAGGTCTGGCCATTTCCAGTAGAGTGGGTGGATCGGTTCAGCCTGCGCGAGGTAATGCTGCCGCCAATCACCACCGATCTCCGCCAGACGACGCTCCAGCGCATTGGGCAGCAGGTCGCTACCCAGTTTCGCCGCTATAACCTGCCCTTTTCGCCCTACGACCTGCGCCACGCTTGGGCCGTGCGAACTATTCATGTGGGGCTACCCGATACCGTCGCCGCTCGCATGATGGGCCACTCCGTCGCCGTTCACACGCGCACCTATCACCGCTGGATCACCCGACGCGACCAGCAGATGGCGGTGGAGGCGGCCCTGCGACGAAGTGAAGCTTGGGGCGATGAAAAGGCGGGTCAGCCCCGCTTAGGCTAG
- the tsaD gene encoding tRNA (adenosine(37)-N6)-threonylcarbamoyltransferase complex transferase subunit TsaD gives MPTVLALETSCDETAVAVVRDRHLLSNVVSSQIQVHQQYGGVVPEVASRQHLEAMNWAIAQTLTDSGLGWAGIDGVAATCAPGLVGALLVGLTAAKTLAMLHHKPFLGVHHLEGHIYASYLSEPELEPPFLCLLVSGGHTSLIYVKGCGQYETLGETRDDAAGEAFDKVARLMGLGYPGGPVIDRLAKDGNPMAFVLPDGKISLPEGGYHPYDSSFSGLKTAMLRLTQSLQESSEPLPVADLAASFQDTVARSLTKRAIACAKDYGLGAIAVGGGVAANSGLRFRLQEAAERENLRVLFPPLKFCTDNAAMIACAAADHLKHGHTSPLTLGVQSRLPLSQVMSLYQSGGDLSGGD, from the coding sequence ATGCCGACGGTTTTAGCGTTAGAGACAAGTTGTGATGAAACGGCTGTGGCGGTGGTGCGCGATCGCCACCTGTTAAGCAATGTGGTGTCGTCGCAAATCCAGGTTCACCAGCAGTATGGCGGCGTGGTGCCGGAGGTGGCCTCGCGGCAGCACTTAGAGGCAATGAACTGGGCGATCGCCCAGACGTTGACCGATAGTGGGCTGGGCTGGGCAGGGATTGACGGCGTAGCGGCGACCTGTGCGCCGGGGCTAGTGGGGGCGCTGCTGGTGGGGCTGACGGCTGCTAAAACGCTGGCCATGCTGCACCATAAGCCATTTCTCGGTGTGCATCATCTCGAAGGCCATATCTACGCTTCCTATCTCAGCGAACCAGAGCTAGAGCCGCCGTTTCTTTGTCTGCTGGTGTCGGGTGGGCACACGAGTCTAATTTACGTCAAAGGTTGCGGCCAGTATGAAACGCTGGGCGAAACCCGCGACGATGCCGCCGGAGAAGCCTTTGACAAGGTAGCGCGGCTGATGGGGCTGGGCTATCCGGGCGGCCCCGTAATCGACCGTCTGGCAAAAGACGGCAATCCGATGGCGTTTGTGCTGCCAGACGGCAAAATTTCTCTGCCAGAGGGCGGCTATCATCCCTACGATTCCAGCTTTAGCGGCCTAAAGACGGCGATGCTGCGGCTGACCCAAAGTTTGCAGGAATCGTCTGAACCGCTGCCCGTGGCTGACCTGGCCGCCAGCTTTCAAGACACGGTGGCGCGATCGCTCACCAAACGGGCGATCGCCTGCGCCAAAGATTATGGACTGGGGGCGATCGCCGTTGGCGGGGGTGTGGCGGCCAACAGCGGCCTGCGGTTCCGCCTCCAGGAGGCCGCCGAGCGCGAAAATCTGCGCGTCCTGTTTCCGCCGCTCAAGTTTTGCACCGACAACGCCGCCATGATCGCCTGCGCCGCTGCCGACCACCTGAAGCACGGGCACACCTCGCCGCTGACGCTGGGCGTACAGTCTCGCTTGCCGCTGTCGCAGGTGATGTCGCTCTATCAGTCGGGGGGCGATCTGTCGGGGGGCGATTAG
- a CDS encoding HD domain-containing protein, whose protein sequence is MQNWRCNLFSEFDLAPTRLAQQIQFVLEIDKLKGVLRQTLLTDASRRENSAEHSWHLALMAIALAEYAPASIDLSRVVQMLLLHDLVEIDAGNTFAFDIQANQDKAEREQAAADRLFGLLPPDLGQPLRACWEEFEAAETVDAQFAHALDRFQPFLHNLQTEGGTWRLHGITCDRVLGRMQPVKQGAPALWPIVEALIHQAVAAGYLLPDPDTTPPSDRSYPDRLHPD, encoded by the coding sequence GTGCAAAATTGGCGATGCAATCTCTTCTCTGAGTTCGACCTTGCGCCGACTCGCCTCGCACAGCAGATTCAGTTTGTTCTAGAAATCGACAAGCTGAAGGGCGTGCTGCGCCAGACCTTGCTAACTGATGCCTCGCGCCGTGAAAATAGCGCCGAACACTCCTGGCATCTGGCGCTGATGGCGATCGCCCTGGCAGAATACGCACCCGCCTCCATCGACCTATCGCGGGTGGTGCAAATGCTGCTGCTGCACGACCTGGTAGAAATCGACGCAGGCAATACCTTTGCGTTTGACATCCAGGCCAATCAGGACAAAGCTGAGCGGGAACAAGCCGCCGCCGATCGCCTGTTTGGTCTTCTGCCGCCCGACTTGGGGCAACCCCTCCGCGCCTGCTGGGAAGAATTTGAGGCGGCGGAGACCGTGGATGCCCAGTTCGCCCACGCCCTCGATCGCTTCCAGCCGTTTTTGCACAACCTGCAAACCGAGGGCGGCACTTGGCGGCTGCATGGCATAACGTGCGATCGCGTCTTGGGGCGAATGCAGCCTGTGAAGCAGGGCGCTCCCGCACTCTGGCCGATTGTGGAGGCTTTAATCCACCAGGCGGTTGCAGCAGGCTACTTGCTGCCAGACCCAGACACCACTCCTCCCTCTGACAGATCGTACCCCGACAGATTACATCCTGACTAA
- the psaJ gene encoding photosystem I reaction center subunit IX, whose protein sequence is MQYFLKYLSTAPVLATIWMFITAGILIEFNRFFPDLLFHP, encoded by the coding sequence ATGCAGTATTTCTTGAAGTACCTCTCGACGGCCCCCGTGCTGGCAACGATCTGGATGTTCATCACGGCTGGCATCCTGATTGAGTTCAACCGCTTCTTCCCGGATCTGCTGTTCCACCCCTAG
- the ptsG gene encoding glucose-specific PTS transporter subunit IIBC — protein sequence MWKKFFALAQQMGKALMLPVSILPIAGLLLGLGSARLIEIQNLASGTITKTTFGFIPEWLATIMKASGDAIFGVLPLIFAIAVAIAYTGNDGVSALAATVGFMVFIAALGAFGSARGFVTEAQIQDLIQQGQDTPNIWMKPVLGILTLDTGVFGGLIMGCIAAYLFNRFFRIKLPQYLGFFAGKRFVPIITSLVAIAVAALMSLIWPPIGGAINSFANAAASGNNIPLSAGLYALVERSLLPFGLHHVWNVPFFFQIGSYTDPVTNQLVRGDINRFFAGDPTAGILGGGYWFKMFGLPAAAMAIWQSAKPKNRAVTGSLMVSAALTSFLTGITEPLEFSFLFVAPALYAIHAVMAGICDFLFVALGGRMGFTFSQGFIDFALFNQLGNWNGNKGDVWKLIVGGGIVAAAVYYFVFRAAIRLFDFKTPGREVEEELPEGMTVAPAAAGGMALGLVQAFGGRSNIEVMDACITRLRITVKDKSKVNKARLKALGASGVLEVGNSVQAIFGPRSENLKTDMIEYLKTAGPEADLGYTPAAGEAEVAEEAAVGSGAPARDPMAAEKAENLIIALGGRRNIRSVEPAALTRLRVEVADDSVVDDSALSAAGANGVMHLNDHKLHVLVGLNADQYADEMKRQLTHV from the coding sequence ATGTGGAAAAAATTCTTCGCGCTCGCGCAGCAGATGGGCAAGGCCCTGATGCTGCCTGTGTCGATTTTGCCGATTGCGGGGCTGCTGCTGGGTTTGGGCAGCGCCCGACTGATTGAGATTCAGAACCTGGCCAGCGGCACGATTACGAAAACGACCTTTGGGTTTATCCCGGAGTGGCTGGCGACGATCATGAAAGCGTCGGGGGACGCGATTTTTGGCGTGCTGCCGCTGATTTTTGCCATTGCAGTGGCGATCGCCTACACAGGCAACGACGGCGTTTCGGCGCTGGCGGCAACGGTGGGCTTTATGGTGTTCATTGCGGCGCTGGGTGCGTTTGGCTCGGCACGGGGCTTTGTCACCGAGGCGCAGATTCAAGACCTGATCCAGCAGGGGCAGGATACGCCAAACATCTGGATGAAGCCTGTGCTGGGCATTTTGACGCTGGATACAGGCGTGTTTGGCGGCTTGATCATGGGCTGTATTGCGGCGTATCTGTTCAACCGCTTCTTCCGAATTAAGCTGCCGCAATACCTTGGGTTCTTTGCGGGCAAGCGGTTTGTGCCGATTATTACTTCCCTGGTGGCGATCGCCGTTGCGGCCCTCATGAGCCTGATCTGGCCCCCCATCGGCGGCGCAATCAACAGCTTTGCCAACGCCGCCGCCAGTGGAAATAACATTCCACTTTCGGCTGGACTGTATGCGCTGGTTGAGCGATCGCTCTTACCCTTTGGTCTGCACCACGTCTGGAACGTGCCCTTCTTTTTCCAGATCGGCTCCTACACCGACCCGGTGACAAACCAACTAGTACGGGGCGACATCAACCGCTTCTTTGCAGGTGACCCCACAGCGGGCATCCTGGGCGGCGGCTACTGGTTTAAGATGTTTGGGCTGCCCGCGGCGGCTATGGCTATCTGGCAATCGGCAAAGCCCAAAAACCGCGCCGTTACCGGCAGTTTGATGGTGTCTGCGGCGCTGACCTCGTTTTTGACAGGCATCACCGAGCCGCTGGAGTTTTCCTTCCTGTTTGTAGCTCCGGCGCTCTATGCGATTCACGCAGTCATGGCGGGAATTTGCGACTTCCTGTTTGTGGCGCTGGGTGGGCGCATGGGCTTCACTTTCTCTCAGGGATTCATTGACTTTGCCCTGTTCAACCAGCTTGGCAACTGGAACGGCAATAAGGGCGACGTGTGGAAGCTAATTGTCGGCGGCGGCATTGTGGCAGCGGCGGTTTACTACTTTGTGTTCCGCGCGGCGATTCGCCTGTTTGACTTCAAAACGCCGGGTCGCGAAGTTGAAGAAGAATTGCCCGAAGGCATGACCGTAGCACCCGCAGCGGCAGGCGGCATGGCGCTGGGTCTGGTGCAGGCCTTTGGCGGGCGCAGCAACATCGAGGTGATGGACGCTTGCATCACCCGCCTGCGGATTACCGTCAAAGACAAGAGCAAGGTGAACAAGGCGCGACTGAAGGCGCTGGGTGCATCTGGTGTGCTGGAGGTGGGCAACAGCGTGCAGGCGATTTTCGGCCCGCGCTCAGAAAACCTCAAGACTGACATGATCGAGTATCTGAAAACCGCTGGCCCGGAAGCGGATCTGGGTTACACTCCGGCGGCGGGTGAAGCCGAAGTTGCTGAAGAGGCTGCTGTGGGCAGTGGCGCTCCGGCCCGCGACCCGATGGCCGCCGAGAAGGCTGAAAACCTGATCATTGCCCTTGGGGGTCGCCGCAATATCCGTAGCGTGGAACCTGCTGCCCTGACGCGCCTGCGGGTCGAGGTGGCAGACGACAGCGTAGTGGATGACTCTGCGCTTAGTGCGGCTGGTGCTAACGGCGTGATGCATCTGAACGACCACAAGCTACATGTGCTGGTGGGGCTAAATGCGGATCAGTATGCCGACGAAATGAAGCGGCAGTTGACTCATGTTTAG
- the hemH gene encoding ferrochelatase has protein sequence MGRVGVLLLNLGGPDQLEDVRPFLYNLFSDPEIIRLPFPWLQKPLAWLIANSRTRKSQENYRQIGGGSPLRRITEEQGQALQAELQQKGQEAQVYIGMRYWYPFTEEAIARIKRDGVDRLVILPLYPQFSISTSGSSFRLLEKIWSEDPALQRIDHTVITSWYKRPGYLRAMADLIAQQLDQFENPDAVHIFFSAHGVPLSYVEEAGDPYQREIEECTELILRTLNRPNSHTLAYQSRVGPVEWLRPYTEDAIAELAAQGVQHLLVVPISFVSEHIETLQEIDIEYREIAEEAGIHNFQRVPALNTHPVFINDLAEMVVDALNSPNLTLDQIARPAETTKIYPPERWEWGMTTAAEVWNGRLAMLGFLALLVELISGHGPLHSLGLL, from the coding sequence ATGGGTCGTGTTGGGGTTTTGCTATTAAACCTGGGAGGGCCGGATCAGCTAGAGGATGTGCGCCCGTTCCTCTATAACCTGTTTTCCGACCCGGAAATTATTCGGCTGCCGTTTCCTTGGCTGCAAAAGCCATTGGCGTGGCTAATCGCCAACAGCCGCACCCGCAAATCTCAGGAAAACTATCGCCAGATCGGCGGCGGTTCTCCCCTGCGGCGGATTACTGAGGAGCAAGGGCAAGCGCTGCAAGCTGAGCTTCAGCAAAAAGGACAGGAGGCGCAGGTCTACATTGGGATGCGCTACTGGTATCCCTTTACGGAAGAGGCGATCGCCCGCATCAAGCGTGATGGGGTCGATCGGCTGGTGATCTTGCCGCTTTACCCGCAGTTTTCCATCAGCACTAGCGGTTCCTCCTTCCGCCTGCTAGAAAAAATTTGGTCAGAAGATCCCGCGCTGCAACGGATCGACCACACGGTAATCACCTCCTGGTACAAGCGCCCCGGCTACCTGAGGGCAATGGCGGATCTAATCGCTCAGCAGTTGGATCAGTTTGAGAATCCTGACGCGGTTCACATCTTCTTTAGCGCCCACGGCGTGCCGCTGAGCTATGTCGAAGAGGCGGGCGACCCCTACCAGCGCGAAATTGAGGAATGCACGGAGCTAATCTTGCGGACGCTGAATCGTCCTAATTCCCATACGCTGGCCTACCAAAGCCGCGTGGGCCCGGTGGAGTGGCTACGGCCCTATACCGAAGATGCGATCGCCGAACTGGCTGCCCAGGGCGTTCAGCATCTTCTGGTCGTGCCCATCAGCTTTGTGTCAGAACATATCGAAACGCTGCAAGAGATTGATATTGAATACCGCGAGATTGCTGAAGAGGCAGGGATTCACAATTTCCAGCGAGTGCCGGCGCTCAACACCCATCCGGTCTTCATCAACGACCTGGCCGAGATGGTGGTAGACGCGCTGAATTCTCCCAATCTGACCCTGGATCAGATTGCCCGCCCCGCCGAAACCACCAAGATCTACCCACCGGAGCGCTGGGAGTGGGGCATGACGACGGCGGCGGAGGTCTGGAACGGACGGCTGGCGATGCTGGGTTTCTTGGCGCTGCTGGTGGAGCTAATCAGCGGCCACGGCCCGCTGCACTCGCTGGGGCTGCTGTAG
- a CDS encoding MBL fold metallo-hydrolase, whose translation MVKFWGVRGSVPTPGVEMVRYGGNTPCVEMQVAGQRIIFDGGTGLRLLGKHLRDEMPVEAHLFFTHTHWDRIQGFPFFAPAFVPGNCFYIYGAAGPNGASIKQRLSDQMLRPNFPVPLQVMQAELKFVDIVPGSVIPIEDVTVEAVSLNRPNGALGYRVTWGGYSVVYATDTERSPDSVEQNLKYLAQDADLLIYDAAYVSDHALVDPEAATGEQSHGWQSGIDLAIAARVKQVIMFHHDPAHEDDFLDSIEQDVQSRYPNVKLAREGMVLDVTRFGNNLSA comes from the coding sequence ATGGTCAAATTTTGGGGCGTTCGCGGCAGTGTGCCCACGCCAGGTGTCGAGATGGTGCGCTATGGAGGCAATACGCCCTGCGTAGAGATGCAAGTCGCCGGGCAGCGGATTATTTTCGACGGAGGGACGGGGCTGCGCCTGCTGGGCAAGCACCTACGCGATGAAATGCCCGTCGAGGCGCACCTGTTTTTTACCCACACGCACTGGGATCGTATCCAGGGGTTTCCCTTTTTTGCGCCCGCTTTTGTGCCGGGAAATTGCTTCTATATCTACGGGGCGGCCGGTCCAAATGGCGCGTCAATCAAACAGCGCCTCTCAGACCAAATGCTGCGCCCCAATTTTCCCGTGCCGTTGCAGGTGATGCAGGCGGAGCTGAAGTTTGTAGATATCGTGCCGGGGTCGGTGATTCCGATTGAGGATGTGACGGTGGAAGCGGTATCGCTCAATCGACCCAATGGGGCGCTGGGCTATCGCGTAACCTGGGGCGGCTATTCGGTGGTCTATGCCACAGATACCGAGCGATCGCCCGATTCGGTGGAGCAAAACCTGAAGTATCTGGCGCAAGATGCAGATCTGCTGATTTACGACGCAGCCTACGTCAGCGACCACGCTCTAGTTGACCCCGAAGCAGCCACTGGGGAGCAGAGCCACGGCTGGCAGTCGGGCATCGATTTGGCGATCGCCGCTAGGGTCAAACAGGTCATCATGTTCCACCACGACCCAGCCCACGAGGACGATTTTCTGGACAGCATCGAGCAGGATGTGCAGTCTCGCTATCCCAATGTGAAGCTAGCCCGCGAGGGCATGGTGCTGGACGTGACGCGATTCGGGAACAATCTTTCGGCGTAG
- a CDS encoding Photosystem I reaction center subunit III encodes MRKLFAQLFALVLAVSLWGGFAAPASAYNLTPCADSPAFQARAAKAVTAQVKARFQSYSSVLCGEDGLPHLIVDGSLSHAGEFLIPSILFLYIAGWIGWVGRAYVISVRGDKEPEMAEIIIDVPRAVKFMTTGLLWPLAAVQEFTTGKLTAPDNEITVSPR; translated from the coding sequence ATGCGCAAGTTGTTTGCTCAGCTATTTGCCCTCGTATTGGCGGTTTCCTTGTGGGGAGGGTTTGCAGCCCCCGCCTCCGCCTATAACCTGACTCCCTGCGCCGATTCGCCAGCGTTTCAGGCGCGTGCTGCCAAGGCTGTCACTGCCCAAGTCAAAGCCCGATTCCAGTCCTATTCCTCCGTCCTGTGCGGCGAAGACGGCCTGCCCCATCTAATCGTAGACGGCAGCCTCTCCCATGCGGGCGAGTTTCTCATTCCTAGCATTTTGTTCCTCTATATTGCCGGGTGGATTGGCTGGGTCGGTCGCGCCTACGTGATTTCGGTGCGTGGCGACAAAGAGCCTGAAATGGCTGAAATCATCATCGACGTGCCCCGCGCGGTGAAATTCATGACGACCGGGCTGCTGTGGCCGCTGGCTGCGGTGCAGGAGTTTACCACGGGTAAGCTAACTGCCCCCGACAACGAAATCACGGTGTCTCCTCGCTAG